Proteins found in one Plasmodium sp. gorilla clade G2 genome assembly, chromosome: 14 genomic segment:
- a CDS encoding protein prenyltransferase alpha subunit, putative, translating to MHGRRANRAQEEEQARLQKVKELIPLVNNLIKKKKTNSYDKEYIDRTSLILMKCPYLQTLWNYRREYFESIKPEYLKVKDQIEDEQCDMTKTPEELKKLLKEENSMVEDILKTFNKCNELWFHKLWIIKYCLKDNLIDMKDLLNELEYCKSSFYKDDRNYHCWNYRSYIISCIHIVHKKLNNINIENKDNEKYIDETNQSNESNESNESNESNESNPSNQSNSSNQSNGCFNFDVYETNYKLSKMLIENNFSNFSAWFLKYSLKKSIIDINNELNLIKNAIFTDPFDQSLWEFYKWFLFQNGNDKEEIFFILLNNNSIYFFFPNLINLNISKCICYDNNNKEIKGSWDKHIITINNNINDSNNKESFVFSFKFDKNDLSLGNIPYIKFILYYYKYNIYIPHQIHYEQNILKDIYKLYSNSSKEYNKYEHSIICQIDITKISKCEHFNILLDENQYNRKGIYQFSNNILDNNDKNKICYNFYKYINSANIMLNISTNMDLHLLNLELEQINELLLLENDCKFALYTKFEILKRIERFEEALKVLDYLKHVDFLRLEYYKDQETEMLIKKRIHDYYETNEKGNNNEILDLTHLNIRSIVYPLMIEAFFIPKIDLSNNSISEWFSGKGTLNFLYNLRDLCLNNNQLKNFVLLMKNLYNLKLLEKLDVSNNHLVDMDQDLDQYEFVILPSLKHINISNTNIALLLNEKYKHKNSLNTYNIVRHDNTVVLSKL from the exons ATGCATGGGAGAAGAGCAAATCGAGCGCAAGAAGAAGAGCAAGCAAGGTTACAAAAGGTAAAGGAATTAATTCCCTTggttaataatttaattaaaaagaagaaaacgAATAGTTatgataaagaatatattgatAGGACGTCTCTTATATTAATGAAGTGTCCTTATCTACAAACATTATGGAATTATAGAAGGGAATATTTTGAATCTATTAAACCAGAATATTTAAAAGTCAAGGACCAAATTGAag ATGAGCAATGTGATATGACGAAAACTCCGGAGGAATTAAAAAAACTATTGAAAGAAGAAAACAGCATGGTGGAAGATATTTTGAAAACATTTAATAAGTGTAATGAATTATGGTTTCATAAATTATggattataaaatattgctTAAAAGACAATTTAATAGATATGAAAGATTTGTTAAATGAATTAGAATATTGTAAAAGTTCCTTTTATAAGGATGATAGAAATTATCATTGTTGGAATTATAGAtcttatataatatcttgtatacatattgtacataaaaaattaaataatattaatattgaaaataaagataatgaaAAGTATATAGATGAAACAAACCAATCAAATGAATCAAATGAATCAAATGAATCAAATGAATCAAATGAATCAAATCCATCAAATCAATCAAATTCATCAAATCAGTCAAATGGatgttttaattttgatGTATATGAAACCAATTATAAGTTATCCAAAATGTtaattgaaaataatttttcaaatttttcAGCAtggtttttaaaatattctttgAAAAAATCCATAatagatattaataatgaattaaatttaataaagaatGCTATATTTACTGATCCCTTTGATCAAAGTTTATGGGAATTTTATAAATGGTTTCTTTTTCAAAATGGAAATGACAAAGaagaaatttttttcatccttttaaataataattctatatattttttctttcctaATTTGATTAACCTAAATATATCGAAATGTATATGTTatgataataacaataagGAAATAAAGGGTTCATGggataaacatataataacaataaataataatattaatgatagtaataataaagaatcctttgtattttcatttaaatttgataaaaatgatttatcTTTAGGTAATATcccatatataaaatttatcttatattattataaatataatatatatataccacaTCAAATACattatgaacaaaatatattaaaagatatatacaaattatatagtaattcttcaaaagaatataacaaatatgaaCATTCCATAATTTGCCAAATtgatataacaaaaattTCGAAATGCgaacattttaatatattattagatgAAAATCAATATAATAGAAAAGGCATATACCAATTCTCAAATAATATacttgataataatgataaaaataaaatatgttataatttttataaatatataaattctgCAAATATTATGTTAAATATAAGTACAAATATGgatttacatttattaaatttggAACTTGAACAAATTAATGAATTATTGCTTTTAGAAAATGACTGCAAATTTGCTCTATACACAAA GTTTGAAATATTGAAAAGGATTGAACGTTTTGAAGAGGCATTAAAAGTACTAGATTATTTGAAACATGTTGATTTTCTTAGATTAGAATATTACAAAGATCAAGAAACTGAGATGCTAATAAA GAAACGTATCCATGATTATTACGAGACTAATGAAAagg gGAATAATAATGAGATACTGGATTTAACACACTTGAATATTAGAAGTATTGTATATCCCCTTATGATCGAAGCCTTTTTTATACCCAAAATTgatttatcaaataattcCATATCGGAatg GTTCAGCGGTAAAGGGActttaaattttttgtataatttgAGGGACCTGTGTTTGAATAATAATCAGTTGAAAAATTTTGTTCTTCTtatgaaaaatttatataatctcAAATTATTGGAAAa aCTTGATGTAAGTAATAACCATTTAGTGGACATGGATCAAGACTTGGATCAGTATGAATTTGTAATTTTACCTTCattaaa gcaCATAAATATCAGTAACACAAACATTGCTCTACTATTAAACGAAAAGTATAAACACAAAAATAGCCTGAACACCTATAATATTGTTAGACATGACAATACTGTAGTGttatcaaaattataa